The Aeromicrobium phoceense genome includes the window CCAACAGCGGTGCGGAGCCGCGCCCCCTGGCCAGGGCCGCCAGCGGCGGTGAGCTCTCGCGCCTCATGCTCGCCATCGAGGTGGTGCTGGCCGGGCGCGACCCGGTGCCCACGCTCGTCTTCGACGAGGTCGACGCCGGCATCGGCGGCCGCACGGCCGTGGAGGTGGGCCGCCGGTTGGCGCGCCTGGCCAAGCACGCCCAGGTGATCGCCGTGACCCACCTGCCGCAGGTGGCCGCGTTCGCCGACGCCCACTTCGTGGTCAGCAAGTCCGACGACGGCACCGTCACCAGCAGCAGCGTGCTGCGCCTCGAGCACCAGGGGCGGGTCGACGAGCTGGCCCGGATGCTGGCCGGACTGGACGACTCGTCCGCCGCGCAGGAGCATGCGCGCGAGCTGCTCGAGCTCGCCAGCACTCCCTGAGTTCGTCACATTCGGGGCCGGACCGGCGTGTCGGGGGTGAATCCTCATGGAACGCAGGTTGCATGGAAGGCATCATGCCCATCTTGAAGCGCAAGCATCGCGACCTTCCCGAAGGCCCCGGCGTCGTCGGCCCGGCACGGTTGTGCCGCCACGGTGCCGACCTGTCGTCGGTGCGTTCGGGCGACGTCGTCGTCGTGGACGTCACCGATCTCGGTGCCGACACCGCCCAGGCGCTGGTGGAGAAGGGTGTCGCGGCCGTCCTGAACGTGTCCTCGTCCTCCACGGGGCGCTACCCCAACCTCGGGCCGCAGGTCCTGGCCGGTGCCGGCATCCCGCTGGTCGACCGGGTCGGCGAGTCCGTGTGGCAGACCCTGCGCAGCGGCGACGTCGTGCGCGTCGACGGCGGCGCGGTCCACCTCGGCGACACCGCGGTGGCCACCGGCGTCGAGATGACCGAGTCGCGCGTGCGCGACCAGCTGGACGAGGCCTCCTCGGGACTGTCGAGCCAGCTCGACTCGATCGTCACCAACGCCGCCGACACCCTGCGCCGCGACCGGGCCATGCTGCTCGAGGGCGCCGGGATCCCCGCCGTCTCGACCGACATGAAGGGCCGGCCCGTCGTGGTCGTGACCGACGGCCCCGACGCCGCCGGCGACCTCAAGTCGATCCGCTCGTTCGTGCGCGACCACGACCCGGTGCTCATCGGCGTGGCCGGCGGGGCCGAGCTGCTGATCTCCGCGGGCCTGCGTCCCCACCTGCTTGTCGGCCGTGGCGACGAGTTCTCCGGACGCATGATCGAGCGCTCCGGGGAGGTCGTTATCGTCTCGCCGTCGGGCCGGCTCGACCGTCCGGAGCAGTTCGAGGCCCACGGCCGCCAGCCCGTGATCTTCACCGCCACCGGCACGCCGGACAACCTCGCGGTGCTCCTGGCCGACCAGAACGAGGCCGCCGTCATCGTGCTCGTGGGCGGGCCGACGCGCCTCGTCGACCTCGTCGACGGGGACACCGCGGACGCCGCCGGCACCTTCATCGCCCGGCTCCGCGCCGGCTCGCGCGTCGTCGACGCCCAGGCCGTGCGCTGGTTCGCCCGCCAGCGCCTCAGCTGGTTCACGCCCCTGCTGCTGCTCGTCGCGGGCATCGTCGCCGTCGTGGCGGCGGTGGCCACCACCCCTCTCGGTCATGAGTGGCTCGCGCCCGTGGCCGATCGTGTCACCTCCTGGACCGAAGGACTTCTCCCGTGATCAACCTGCGCTACCACGTCATCTCCCTCGCGGCCGTGCTGCTGGCGCTCGCCGCCGGCATCGCCGTGGGCGCCGGTCTGCTCGACGAGAGCGACGCGGCCACGGTCTCGGACTCCTCCGACACCGCCGAGATCAGCCCCGCGCTCGCCGGCTTCGACGCCGGCTACGCGTCCATGACCGCTCCCAGCCTGCTCCGCGACAAGCTCAAGAACCGCACGGTCCTGCTGCTCACGACGCCCGGGGCGCGTGACAACGAGGTCGACTCGCTGATCGAGAACCTGACCACCGCCGGGGCACGCGTAA containing:
- the steA gene encoding putative cytokinetic ring protein SteA; the encoded protein is MPILKRKHRDLPEGPGVVGPARLCRHGADLSSVRSGDVVVVDVTDLGADTAQALVEKGVAAVLNVSSSSTGRYPNLGPQVLAGAGIPLVDRVGESVWQTLRSGDVVRVDGGAVHLGDTAVATGVEMTESRVRDQLDEASSGLSSQLDSIVTNAADTLRRDRAMLLEGAGIPAVSTDMKGRPVVVVTDGPDAAGDLKSIRSFVRDHDPVLIGVAGGAELLISAGLRPHLLVGRGDEFSGRMIERSGEVVIVSPSGRLDRPEQFEAHGRQPVIFTATGTPDNLAVLLADQNEAAVIVLVGGPTRLVDLVDGDTADAAGTFIARLRAGSRVVDAQAVRWFARQRLSWFTPLLLLVAGIVAVVAAVATTPLGHEWLAPVADRVTSWTEGLLP